A window of the Pseudomonas furukawaii genome harbors these coding sequences:
- a CDS encoding glycerophosphodiester phosphodiesterase: MKRFARFCLAPLLLLAVALLALALTSRPAQRPAVLAGFGEAPLVIAHRGGRGLWPENTLFAFERAAALKVDMLEMDLRLSRDGQLVVLHDALVDRTTNGSGAIAELDLDRVRALDAGYRWSADGGESHPYRGQGIRIPTFAEVLERFPDYPKVVEIKVPDVGMEDALCDLLKAHGQRDKVLVGSFYERSLKRFRSLCPEVATAAGPTSVRLLVALDWIGLGGLVSPSYQALQIPEHSGNLRVASPGLMDTARQRGLAVQLWTINEQPAMRHLLDMGASGLITDYPDRALQLLGRSTRITSLSDE; the protein is encoded by the coding sequence ATGAAGCGCTTCGCCCGATTCTGTCTCGCTCCCCTTCTTCTCCTGGCCGTCGCCCTGCTGGCCCTGGCCCTGACCAGCCGCCCGGCGCAGCGGCCGGCGGTACTCGCCGGCTTCGGCGAGGCGCCCCTGGTGATCGCCCATCGTGGCGGACGCGGCCTCTGGCCGGAGAACACCCTGTTCGCCTTCGAGCGCGCCGCCGCCCTCAAGGTGGACATGCTGGAGATGGACCTGCGCCTGAGCCGCGACGGCCAACTGGTGGTGCTGCACGACGCCCTGGTGGACCGCACCACCAACGGCAGCGGCGCCATCGCCGAGCTGGACCTGGACCGGGTGCGGGCCCTGGACGCCGGTTACCGCTGGAGCGCCGACGGCGGCGAGAGCCATCCCTATCGCGGCCAGGGCATTCGCATCCCCACCTTCGCCGAGGTGCTGGAACGCTTCCCGGACTACCCCAAGGTGGTGGAGATCAAGGTGCCGGACGTCGGCATGGAAGATGCCCTCTGCGACCTGCTGAAGGCGCACGGGCAACGGGACAAGGTCCTGGTGGGCAGCTTCTACGAGCGCAGCCTGAAGCGTTTCCGTTCCCTCTGCCCGGAGGTCGCCACCGCGGCCGGGCCCACGTCCGTGCGCCTGCTGGTGGCCCTGGACTGGATCGGCCTCGGTGGCCTGGTCAGCCCGTCCTACCAGGCCCTGCAGATCCCCGAACACAGCGGCAACCTGCGGGTGGCCAGCCCCGGGCTGATGGACACCGCCCGGCAGCGGGGCCTGGCGGTGCAGCTCTGGACCATCAACGAGCAGCCGGCGATGCGGCACCTGCTGGACATGGGCGCCAGCGGGCTGATCACCGACTACCCTGACCGCGCCCTGCAACTGCTGGGGCGGTCCACCCGCATCACGTCGTTGAGCGATGAATAG
- a CDS encoding SDR family oxidoreductase has protein sequence MTSTVFITGATSGFGEACARRFAQAGWSLVLTGRRAARLQALKDELSALTDVHTLELDVRDRKAMETAIEGLPERYAKVRGLINNAGLALGADPAPKCSLDDWDTMVDTNIKGLMYSTRLLLPRLIAHGRGASIVNLGSVAGKWPYPGSHVYGATKAFVAQFSLNLRNDLVGTGVRVSNIEPGLCESEFSLVRFGGDQARYDATYAGAEPIQPEDIAETIFWIMNQPAHININSLELMPVSQTWAGLSIHRSTT, from the coding sequence ATGACTTCCACTGTTTTCATCACCGGCGCCACCTCCGGATTCGGCGAGGCCTGCGCCCGCCGCTTCGCCCAGGCCGGCTGGTCGCTGGTGCTGACCGGCCGCCGCGCCGCCCGTCTGCAGGCCCTCAAGGACGAGCTGTCGGCACTGACCGATGTGCACACCCTGGAACTGGACGTGCGTGACCGCAAGGCCATGGAAACCGCCATCGAGGGGCTGCCGGAGCGCTACGCCAAGGTGCGTGGCCTGATCAACAACGCCGGCCTGGCCCTGGGCGCCGACCCGGCGCCCAAATGCAGCCTGGATGACTGGGACACCATGGTGGACACCAACATCAAGGGCCTGATGTACAGCACCCGCCTGCTGCTGCCGCGCCTGATCGCCCACGGCCGTGGCGCCAGCATCGTCAACCTCGGCTCCGTGGCGGGCAAATGGCCCTACCCGGGCAGCCACGTCTATGGCGCCACCAAGGCCTTCGTCGCCCAGTTTTCCCTGAACCTGCGCAACGACCTGGTGGGCACCGGCGTACGGGTCAGCAACATCGAGCCGGGCCTTTGTGAAAGCGAGTTTTCCCTGGTGCGCTTCGGCGGCGACCAGGCCCGCTACGACGCCACCTACGCCGGCGCCGAACCGATCCAGCCCGAAGACATCGCCGAGACCATCTTCTGGATCATGAACCAGCCGGCGCACATCAATATCAACAGCCTGGAGCTGATGCCGGTGAGCCAGACCTGGGCCGGCCTCTCTATTCATCGCTCAACGACGTGA
- a CDS encoding ornithine cyclodeaminase family protein — translation MQSLRFFTNAEVASTLAYPQLIEALRHGLANPAEAPVRATHALPDEASLLCMPVWRKGQGVGVKLVTVFPHNGAKGLPSVSALFTLFDDATGQPLAVMEASELTARRTACTSALAASALVRHDASRLLVVGTGTLAAHLVRAHCVVRPYARVELWGRRPEKAAELARSLAAEGYPVQAASDLQASAQQADCISCATTSTSPLILGDWLHPGTHLDLVGAFLPSMRETDSAAVARSRIVVDTRAGALEEAGDLLCAIAEGAITEQSIHFELTDLLHGRGHRQTNSEITLFKSVGHAQEDLVAARLVLAAAGES, via the coding sequence ATGCAATCCCTCCGCTTCTTCACCAACGCCGAGGTCGCCTCGACGCTGGCTTATCCACAGCTGATAGAGGCCCTCCGCCACGGCCTGGCGAACCCCGCCGAGGCGCCGGTGCGGGCCACCCACGCCTTGCCGGACGAGGCTTCGCTGCTGTGCATGCCGGTCTGGCGGAAGGGCCAGGGCGTCGGCGTCAAGCTGGTCACCGTGTTTCCCCACAACGGCGCCAAGGGCCTGCCTTCGGTGTCGGCCCTCTTCACCCTGTTCGACGACGCCACCGGCCAGCCCCTGGCGGTGATGGAGGCCTCCGAACTCACCGCCCGGCGCACCGCCTGCACCTCGGCACTGGCCGCCAGCGCCCTGGTGCGCCACGACGCCAGCCGCCTGCTGGTGGTGGGCACCGGCACCCTCGCGGCGCACCTGGTGCGCGCCCATTGCGTGGTGCGCCCCTATGCACGCGTGGAACTCTGGGGACGCCGGCCGGAAAAGGCCGCCGAACTGGCGCGCAGCCTGGCCGCGGAAGGCTACCCGGTGCAGGCGGCCAGCGACCTGCAGGCCAGCGCCCAGCAGGCGGACTGCATCAGCTGCGCCACCACCTCCACCTCGCCGCTGATCCTGGGCGACTGGCTGCACCCCGGCACCCACCTGGACCTGGTGGGCGCCTTCCTGCCCAGCATGCGCGAGACCGACAGCGCCGCCGTGGCCCGTTCACGCATCGTCGTCGACACCCGCGCCGGCGCCCTGGAAGAGGCTGGCGACCTGCTGTGCGCCATCGCCGAAGGGGCCATCACCGAACAGAGCATCCACTTCGAGCTCACGGACCTGCTTCACGGCCGGGGCCATCGCCAGACCAACAGCGAGATCACCCTGTTCAAGTCCGTGGGCCACGCCCAGGAAGACCTGGTCGCGGCACGGCTTGTGCTGGCCGCGGCGGGCGAATCCTAG
- a CDS encoding ABC transporter ATP-binding protein — protein sequence MSAPLLEFKDVDVFYGPIQALKKVSLHIDEGETVSLIGANGAGKSTLLMSIFGQPRAASGTIVYRGTEITHRSAHYVASNGVAQSPEGRRVFPDMSVEENLLMGTIPVGMDHADEDMQRMFELFPRLKERRNQRAMTMSGGEQQMLAIARALMSRPKLLLLDEPSLGLAPIVVKQIFQTLKELAQTGMTIFLVEQNANHALRLSDRAYVMVTGEIRMSGTGEELLGNQEVRNAYLGGH from the coding sequence ATGAGCGCGCCCCTCCTGGAGTTCAAGGACGTCGACGTCTTCTACGGCCCCATCCAGGCCCTGAAGAAGGTCAGCCTGCACATCGACGAAGGCGAGACGGTGAGCCTGATCGGCGCCAACGGCGCCGGCAAGTCCACCCTGCTGATGTCCATCTTCGGCCAGCCCCGCGCGGCCTCCGGCACCATCGTCTACCGGGGCACCGAGATCACCCACAGGTCCGCCCACTACGTCGCCTCCAATGGCGTCGCCCAGTCGCCGGAAGGGCGCCGCGTGTTCCCCGACATGAGCGTCGAGGAAAACCTCCTGATGGGCACCATCCCCGTCGGCATGGACCACGCGGACGAGGACATGCAGCGCATGTTCGAGCTCTTCCCGCGCCTCAAGGAACGCCGCAACCAGCGGGCCATGACCATGTCCGGCGGCGAGCAGCAGATGCTCGCCATCGCCCGGGCGCTGATGAGCCGGCCCAAGCTGCTGCTGCTGGACGAACCCTCCCTGGGCCTTGCGCCCATCGTGGTCAAGCAGATCTTCCAGACCCTCAAGGAACTGGCCCAGACCGGCATGACCATCTTCCTGGTGGAGCAGAACGCCAACCACGCCCTGAGGCTCTCCGACCGCGCCTACGTGATGGTCACCGGCGAGATCCGCATGAGCGGCACCGGCGAGGAGCTGCTGGGCAACCAGGAGGTGCGCAACGCCTACCTCGGAGGCCACTGA
- a CDS encoding ABC transporter ATP-binding protein: MSSENILSVERLMMHFGGIKALNDVSLEIKRGSISALIGPNGAGKTTVFNCLTGFYKATGGRIRLNARGVSTDVIKILGEPFQPTDFVNPAQFGSRLWYKMFGGTHLVNRAGLARTFQNIRLFKEMSVVENLLVAQHMWINRSLLAGVFNTPGFRKAEDDALNHAFYWLEVVDLTDCANRLAGELSYGQQRRLEIARAMCTRPQIVCLDEPAAGLNPAETEALSRIIRKLRDEHDQTVLLIEHDMGMVMSISDHIVVLDHGEVIAQGTPYDIRNDPKVIAAYLGAEEEEVA; the protein is encoded by the coding sequence ATGAGCAGCGAAAACATCCTCAGCGTCGAACGCCTGATGATGCACTTCGGTGGCATCAAGGCGCTCAACGACGTCAGCCTGGAGATCAAGCGCGGCTCCATCTCCGCCCTGATCGGCCCCAACGGTGCCGGCAAGACCACAGTGTTCAACTGCCTGACCGGCTTCTACAAGGCCACCGGCGGACGCATCCGGCTCAATGCCCGGGGCGTCAGCACCGATGTCATCAAGATCCTCGGAGAGCCCTTCCAGCCCACCGACTTCGTCAACCCGGCGCAGTTCGGCAGCCGCCTCTGGTACAAGATGTTCGGCGGTACCCACCTGGTGAACCGCGCCGGCCTGGCGCGCACCTTCCAGAACATCCGCCTGTTCAAGGAGATGTCGGTGGTGGAAAACCTGCTGGTGGCCCAGCACATGTGGATCAACCGCAGCCTGCTGGCCGGCGTCTTCAACACCCCGGGCTTCCGCAAGGCCGAGGACGACGCCCTCAACCACGCCTTCTACTGGCTGGAAGTGGTGGACCTCACGGACTGCGCCAACCGCCTGGCCGGCGAACTCTCCTACGGCCAGCAGCGCCGCCTGGAAATCGCCCGGGCCATGTGTACCCGGCCGCAGATCGTCTGCCTCGACGAGCCGGCCGCCGGCCTCAACCCGGCCGAGACCGAGGCGCTCAGCCGGATCATCCGCAAGCTGCGGGACGAGCATGACCAGACCGTCCTGCTGATCGAACACGACATGGGCATGGTGATGAGCATTTCCGACCACATCGTGGTGCTGGACCATGGCGAGGTGATCGCCCAGGGCACGCCCTACGATATCCGCAACGATCCGAAGGTGATCGCCGCCTACCTGGGCGCCGAAGAGGAGGAAGTGGCATGA
- the livM gene encoding high-affinity branched-chain amino acid ABC transporter permease LivM: MSSAIARKPLDLKKSLVDAVIAGLLALIVFGPVMGVVLDGYGFNLEFGRVGVMIAVVMVGRFLLSLYLQTARGEALTQRIESAGSGVHVRDPGYQSRLRWIIPLLVVAAVIFPFFASKYLLTVVILGLIYVLLGLGLNIVVGLAGLLDLGYVAFYAIGAYGLALGYEHLGLGFWTVLPLAALAAALAGAILGFPVLRMHGDYLAIVTLGFGEIIRLVLNNWLSFTGGPNGMSAPSPTLFGLEFGRRAKEGGVPIHEFLGIAYNPTLKFVFIYGVLFLTVLLVLHIKHRLTRMPVGRAWEALREDEIACRAMGLNHVLVKLSAFMLGASTAGLAGVFFATYQGFVNPSSFTFFESALILAIVVLGGMGSTVGVVIAAFVLTVAPELLRTFADYRVLLFGLLMVVMMIWRPRGLIRVSRAGFAPRKGVAP; the protein is encoded by the coding sequence ATGTCCTCCGCCATTGCCAGGAAACCCCTGGATCTCAAGAAGAGCCTGGTCGACGCCGTCATCGCCGGCCTGCTCGCCCTCATCGTCTTCGGGCCCGTCATGGGCGTGGTGCTCGACGGCTACGGCTTCAACCTGGAGTTCGGCCGTGTCGGCGTGATGATCGCCGTGGTCATGGTCGGCCGCTTCCTCCTCAGCCTCTACCTGCAGACCGCCCGTGGCGAGGCGCTGACGCAGCGCATCGAGAGTGCCGGCTCCGGCGTTCACGTGCGCGATCCCGGCTACCAGAGCCGCTTGCGCTGGATCATCCCGCTGCTGGTGGTGGCCGCGGTGATCTTCCCCTTCTTCGCCAGCAAGTACCTGCTCACCGTGGTGATCCTCGGCCTGATCTACGTGCTGCTGGGCCTGGGGCTGAACATCGTGGTAGGCCTCGCCGGCCTGCTGGACCTGGGCTACGTGGCCTTCTACGCCATCGGCGCCTACGGCCTGGCGCTGGGCTACGAGCACCTGGGCCTGGGCTTCTGGACCGTACTGCCGCTGGCCGCCCTGGCCGCCGCACTGGCCGGCGCCATCCTCGGCTTCCCGGTGCTCAGGATGCACGGCGACTACCTGGCCATCGTCACCCTCGGCTTCGGCGAGATCATCCGCCTGGTGCTGAACAACTGGCTCAGCTTCACCGGCGGCCCCAACGGCATGTCGGCCCCCAGTCCGACCCTGTTCGGCCTGGAGTTCGGCCGCAGGGCCAAGGAAGGAGGGGTGCCGATCCACGAGTTCCTCGGCATCGCCTACAACCCCACCCTGAAGTTCGTGTTCATCTACGGCGTGCTCTTCCTCACCGTGCTGCTGGTGCTCCACATCAAGCACCGGCTCACCCGGATGCCGGTGGGGCGCGCCTGGGAAGCCCTGCGCGAAGACGAGATCGCCTGCCGCGCCATGGGACTCAACCACGTGCTGGTGAAACTTTCGGCCTTCATGCTGGGCGCCTCCACCGCCGGCCTCGCCGGGGTGTTCTTCGCCACCTACCAGGGCTTCGTGAACCCCTCGTCCTTCACCTTCTTCGAATCGGCCCTGATCCTCGCCATCGTGGTCCTCGGCGGCATGGGCTCCACCGTCGGCGTGGTGATCGCCGCCTTCGTGCTCACCGTGGCGCCCGAGTTGCTGCGGACCTTCGCCGACTACCGAGTCCTGCTCTTCGGCCTGCTTATGGTGGTGATGATGATCTGGCGACCACGTGGCCTGATCCGTGTCAGCCGTGCCGGTTTCGCCCCGCGTAAAGGAGTCGCCCCATGA
- a CDS encoding ABC transporter permease subunit translates to MDGIILQQLINGLTLGAVYGLIAIGYTMVYGIIGMINFAHGEVYMISAYIAAITLAILAFFGLESFPLLILGTLLFTIFVTGVYGFVIERIAYKPLRNSTRLAPLISAIGMSLILQNYVQLSQGARQQGVPTLLDGAIKFHVGEGFVQLTYTKVFILVAAFLGMALLTYIIQRTKLGRMCRATQQDRKMASILGINTDRVISYVFVIGAAMAALAGVLITMNYGTFDFYAGFIIGIKAFTAAVLGGIGSLPGAMLGGIILGVAEAQFSGMVNTDYKDVFSFSLLVLILIFRPQGLLGRPHVAKV, encoded by the coding sequence ATGGACGGCATCATCCTGCAACAGCTGATCAACGGGCTGACCCTCGGGGCGGTCTACGGCTTGATCGCCATCGGCTACACCATGGTTTACGGCATCATCGGCATGATCAACTTCGCCCACGGCGAGGTGTACATGATCTCCGCCTACATCGCCGCGATCACCCTGGCCATCCTGGCCTTCTTCGGACTCGAATCCTTCCCGCTGCTGATCCTCGGCACCCTGCTGTTCACCATCTTCGTGACCGGCGTCTACGGCTTCGTGATCGAACGCATCGCCTACAAGCCCCTGCGCAACTCCACCCGCCTGGCGCCGCTGATCTCCGCCATCGGCATGTCGCTGATCCTGCAGAACTACGTGCAGCTCAGCCAGGGCGCCCGCCAGCAAGGCGTGCCCACCCTGCTGGACGGCGCCATCAAGTTCCATGTCGGCGAAGGCTTCGTGCAGCTCACCTACACCAAGGTGTTCATCCTGGTGGCGGCCTTCCTCGGCATGGCGCTGCTGACCTACATCATCCAGCGCACCAAGCTCGGCCGCATGTGCCGCGCCACCCAGCAGGACCGCAAGATGGCCTCCATCCTCGGCATCAACACCGACCGGGTCATCTCCTACGTCTTCGTCATCGGCGCCGCCATGGCCGCCCTGGCCGGCGTGCTGATCACCATGAACTACGGGACCTTCGACTTCTACGCGGGCTTCATCATCGGCATCAAGGCGTTCACCGCCGCGGTGCTCGGCGGCATCGGCTCGCTGCCCGGCGCCATGCTCGGCGGCATCATCCTCGGGGTCGCCGAGGCGCAGTTCTCCGGCATGGTGAACACCGACTACAAGGACGTGTTCAGCTTCTCGCTGCTGGTGCTGATCCTGATCTTCCGTCCCCAGGGCCTTCTGGGCCGCCCGCACGTCGCCAAGGTGTAA
- a CDS encoding branched-chain amino acid ABC transporter substrate-binding protein, with amino-acid sequence MSQKIYRKGFLALAVTAALGISSFVQADVVIGVAGPHTGANASFGEQYWRGASQAAEDINAAGGVNGEKIKLVKADDACEPKQAVSVANRLVDQDKAIAVVGHFCSSSTIPASEVYDEAGIIAMTPGSTNPAVTERGLSGMFRMCGRDDQQGIVAGDYIVDVLKATKVAIIHDKDTYGQGLADATKAQLAKRGVKEVLYEGLTRGEKDFNALVTKIRASGAEVVYFGGLHPEAGPLVRQMREQGLTAKFLSGDGIVTDELVTTAGGPQYTKGVLMTFGADPRKIEDGKAVIEKFRAGGFEPEGYTLYAYATLQALAAGLNGAGANDPAKASEWLKSNPVQTVMGKKEWDSKGDLKVSDYVIYEWDDQGKYHQQ; translated from the coding sequence ATGTCGCAGAAGATTTACAGAAAAGGCTTTCTGGCTCTCGCGGTTACCGCCGCACTGGGTATTTCTTCCTTCGTACAGGCCGATGTCGTCATCGGCGTCGCCGGCCCGCACACCGGCGCCAACGCGTCCTTCGGTGAACAGTACTGGCGCGGCGCGTCCCAGGCTGCCGAAGACATCAACGCCGCCGGCGGTGTCAACGGCGAGAAGATCAAGCTGGTGAAGGCCGACGACGCCTGCGAACCGAAGCAGGCCGTCTCCGTCGCCAACCGCCTCGTTGACCAGGACAAGGCCATCGCCGTCGTCGGCCACTTCTGCTCCTCCTCCACCATCCCCGCCTCCGAGGTCTACGACGAAGCCGGCATCATCGCCATGACCCCCGGCTCCACCAACCCCGCCGTCACCGAGCGCGGCCTGTCCGGCATGTTCCGCATGTGCGGCCGTGACGACCAGCAGGGCATCGTCGCCGGCGACTACATCGTCGACGTGCTGAAGGCCACCAAGGTCGCCATCATCCACGACAAGGACACCTACGGTCAGGGCCTGGCCGACGCCACCAAGGCGCAGCTGGCCAAGCGCGGCGTGAAGGAAGTCCTGTACGAAGGCCTGACCCGTGGCGAGAAGGACTTCAACGCCCTGGTCACCAAGATCCGCGCCTCCGGCGCCGAGGTCGTCTACTTCGGTGGTCTGCACCCCGAAGCCGGCCCGCTGGTCCGCCAGATGCGCGAGCAGGGCCTGACCGCCAAGTTCCTCTCCGGCGACGGCATCGTCACCGACGAACTGGTCACCACCGCCGGCGGCCCGCAGTACACCAAGGGCGTGCTCATGACCTTCGGCGCCGACCCGCGCAAGATCGAGGACGGCAAGGCCGTGATCGAGAAGTTCCGCGCCGGCGGCTTCGAGCCGGAAGGCTACACCCTCTATGCCTACGCCACCCTGCAGGCCCTCGCCGCCGGCTTGAACGGCGCGGGCGCCAATGACCCGGCCAAGGCCTCCGAATGGCTGAAGAGCAATCCGGTGCAGACCGTCATGGGCAAGAAGGAGTGGGATTCCAAGGGCGACCTGAAGGTCTCCGACTACGTGATCTACGAGTGGGATGACCAAGGGAAGTACCACCAGCAGTGA
- the amaA gene encoding L-pipecolate oxidase, producing the protein MTLRQECLWEQLTPQPPAGPELKGEVRADVCVIGAGFTGLSAALHLAEAGQRVCLLEAHSPGHGGSGRNVGLVNAGLWIPPDEIEAGLGHEVGARLNRTLGAAPSLVFSLVDRHAIDCQLRREGTLHMAHNARGQADLASRCEQWQRRGAPVELLTGQACREATGTERIAAALLDRRAGTLNPMGYTRGLARAVRALGAQLFERSPVQRLERQGADWCVITGQGSVVAPRVVIASNAYTEGQWTELRRHFFPGYYYQVASRPLAGTAADRILPGGQGSWDTRQVLSSIRRDAEGRLLLGSLGNGAGKPAWFLRAWADRIQRHYFPYLGKVEWECTWTGCIDFTPDHLMRLYEPAPGLLAFTGYNGRGVTTGTVVGKAFADFMQSGDERVLPMPFQPMRAVAAAGLRSSLYEAGFSLYHAGQCLRVVI; encoded by the coding sequence ATGACGCTGCGCCAGGAATGCCTCTGGGAACAGCTGACCCCGCAACCGCCCGCCGGACCCGAGCTGAAGGGCGAGGTGCGTGCGGACGTCTGCGTGATCGGCGCCGGCTTCACCGGCCTCTCCGCCGCCCTGCACCTGGCCGAGGCCGGGCAGCGCGTCTGCCTGCTGGAGGCCCACAGCCCGGGCCACGGCGGTTCGGGTCGCAACGTCGGGCTGGTCAACGCCGGCCTGTGGATTCCGCCGGACGAGATCGAGGCGGGCCTCGGCCACGAGGTGGGCGCACGGCTCAACCGCACCCTCGGCGCCGCGCCATCCCTGGTGTTCTCCCTGGTGGATCGCCATGCCATCGATTGCCAGTTGCGCCGCGAAGGCACCCTGCACATGGCGCACAACGCCCGTGGCCAGGCCGACCTCGCCAGCCGCTGCGAGCAATGGCAGCGCCGTGGCGCCCCGGTGGAACTGCTCACCGGCCAGGCCTGCCGCGAGGCGACCGGTACCGAGCGCATCGCCGCCGCGTTGCTGGACCGGCGCGCCGGCACCCTCAACCCCATGGGCTACACCCGAGGCCTGGCCCGCGCGGTGCGCGCCCTGGGCGCCCAGCTGTTCGAGCGCTCCCCGGTGCAGCGCCTTGAGCGCCAGGGCGCGGACTGGTGCGTCATCACCGGGCAGGGCAGCGTGGTCGCGCCCCGGGTGGTGATCGCCTCCAACGCCTACACCGAAGGCCAGTGGACCGAACTGCGCCGCCACTTCTTCCCGGGTTACTACTACCAGGTGGCCTCCCGGCCGCTCGCCGGCACCGCCGCCGACCGCATCCTGCCGGGCGGGCAGGGCTCCTGGGACACCCGCCAGGTGCTCAGCAGCATCCGCCGCGACGCCGAGGGGCGCCTGTTGCTGGGCAGCCTGGGCAATGGCGCGGGCAAGCCGGCCTGGTTCCTGAGGGCCTGGGCCGACCGCATCCAGCGGCACTACTTCCCCTACCTGGGCAAGGTGGAGTGGGAATGCACCTGGACCGGCTGCATCGATTTCACCCCCGATCACCTGATGCGCCTCTACGAGCCGGCGCCCGGCCTGCTGGCCTTCACCGGCTACAACGGGCGCGGCGTCACCACCGGAACCGTAGTGGGCAAGGCCTTCGCCGACTTCATGCAAAGCGGCGACGAGCGGGTCCTGCCCATGCCTTTCCAGCCCATGCGCGCGGTCGCGGCGGCGGGGCTCAGGAGTTCGTTGTACGAAGCGGGTTTCTCGCTCTACCACGCGGGCCAGTGCCTGCGCGTGGTGATCTAG